A region from the Pelagovum pacificum genome encodes:
- a CDS encoding DNA polymerase III subunit gamma/tau, with protein sequence MSDAPAYQVLARKYRPETFADLVGQDAMVRTLKNAFAADRIAQAFIMTGIRGTGKTTTARIIAKGLNCIGPDGEGGPTTEPCGVCEHCTAIMEGRHVDVMEMDAASRTGVGDIREIIDSVHYRAASARYKIYIIDEVHMLSTSAFNALLKTLEEPPAHVKFIFATTEIRKVPVTVLSRCQRFDLRRIEPEVMIALLRRIADAEKAEIADDALALITRAAEGSARDAESLLDQAISHGAGETTAEQVRAMLGLADRGRVLDLFDTILRGDAAAALTELSGQYADGADPMAVIRDLAEICHWVSVIKITPEAAEDPTVSPEERDRGREMAEALPMRVLSRMWQMLLKALEEVASAPNGMMAAEMAVIRMTHVADLPTPGELVRKLSSEQPPPPPPHGGGGAPQPAPQQGANGAGGHLSGGGGSAGPTSHGSLAVKAESALARYVAFPDVVELIRAHRDVKLLVEVESNLRLVSYAPGRIEFEPTETAPPDLAQKLGSRLQSWTGVRWAISVATGGGPTIAEERDAADLQLKSEAAAHPLVQAVLKAFPKAKITDVRTARAVAEEAEADALPEVPDEWDPFEDE encoded by the coding sequence ATGTCCGACGCCCCCGCCTATCAGGTGCTCGCCCGCAAGTACCGGCCCGAGACGTTCGCCGACCTCGTCGGACAGGACGCCATGGTGCGCACGCTGAAGAACGCCTTCGCGGCGGACCGCATCGCGCAGGCCTTCATCATGACGGGCATCCGGGGCACCGGGAAGACGACGACCGCACGGATCATCGCGAAGGGTCTCAACTGCATCGGCCCCGACGGAGAGGGCGGCCCGACGACCGAACCCTGCGGCGTCTGCGAACATTGCACCGCCATCATGGAAGGCCGCCATGTCGACGTGATGGAGATGGATGCGGCTTCGCGCACTGGCGTCGGCGACATCCGCGAGATCATCGACAGCGTACATTACCGGGCGGCCTCGGCGCGCTACAAGATCTACATCATCGACGAGGTTCACATGCTGTCGACGAGCGCGTTCAACGCGCTACTCAAGACGCTTGAAGAACCGCCCGCCCACGTGAAGTTCATCTTCGCGACGACCGAGATCCGCAAAGTACCGGTGACGGTCCTGTCGCGCTGCCAGCGGTTCGACCTGCGCCGGATCGAACCGGAAGTGATGATCGCGCTGCTCCGTCGCATCGCCGACGCCGAGAAGGCCGAGATCGCGGACGATGCGCTCGCCCTGATCACACGGGCGGCCGAAGGCTCCGCCCGCGACGCCGAGAGCCTGCTCGACCAGGCGATTTCCCATGGCGCGGGGGAGACGACGGCCGAACAGGTCCGCGCGATGCTCGGTCTCGCCGACCGGGGCCGCGTGCTCGACCTGTTCGACACGATCCTGCGGGGCGATGCCGCCGCGGCCCTGACCGAGCTGTCCGGCCAGTATGCCGACGGTGCGGACCCGATGGCGGTGATCCGCGACCTCGCCGAGATCTGTCACTGGGTCTCCGTCATCAAGATCACGCCCGAGGCCGCCGAGGATCCCACCGTGTCGCCCGAAGAGCGGGATCGCGGGCGCGAGATGGCCGAGGCACTACCGATGCGGGTGCTGTCGCGGATGTGGCAGATGCTGCTGAAAGCGCTCGAGGAAGTCGCGAGTGCCCCGAACGGCATGATGGCGGCCGAGATGGCGGTGATCCGCATGACCCACGTGGCCGACCTGCCCACGCCGGGAGAACTGGTCCGCAAGCTGTCGTCCGAGCAGCCGCCGCCCCCGCCCCCGCACGGCGGCGGCGGAGCACCGCAACCGGCGCCACAGCAGGGCGCGAACGGGGCTGGCGGACATCTGTCCGGTGGTGGCGGCTCTGCTGGGCCGACCTCGCACGGGTCGCTCGCGGTGAAGGCCGAGTCCGCCCTGGCGCGCTATGTCGCGTTCCCGGACGTTGTGGAACTGATCCGCGCGCATCGCGACGTGAAATTGCTGGTCGAAGTTGAATCGAACCTGCGGCTGGTATCCTACGCACCCGGCCGGATCGAGTTCGAGCCAACGGAGACAGCGCCGCCCGACCTGGCCCAGAAGCTCGGCAGCCGGCTGCAAAGCTGGACAGGTGTCCGCTGGGCGATCTCCGTCGCGACCGGCGGCGGCCCGACGATTGCGGAGGAACGCGACGCCGCCGACCTGCAGCTGAAGTCGGAGGCCGCGGCGCATCCCCTGGTTCAGGCTGTGCTGAAGGCATTTCCAAAGGCCAAGATCACCGACGTCCGCACCGCCCGCGCCGTGGCGGAAGAGGCGGAGGCCGACGCGCTGCCGGAAGTCCCGGACGAATGGGATCCGTTCGAGGACGAGTGA
- a CDS encoding aldo/keto reductase — protein sequence MLDAIPKIGYGTWQRRGDEARNGVLAALEAGYRHIDTAEGYENEKDVGQGIAESGVARDDFWITTKVAPENFGPGEVRPHAEASLERLGLDQVDLLLAHWPSIDDKYDIEDYLGQLADVKAAGLARTIGVSNFTIRHIDKAVEILGADAITTNQIELHPFLANRPIVEHCKSLGIPLTAYCPLARRAVPEDVTLQGIADDIGATPSQVALSYLMAQGYIVIPSSSNTDRIAENLAATEVQLTAAQLKTIDGLDRNMRCVNGSWCPAWDEE from the coding sequence ATGCTCGATGCCATCCCGAAGATCGGCTACGGCACCTGGCAGCGCCGTGGCGATGAAGCCCGGAACGGCGTGCTTGCCGCTCTCGAAGCCGGCTACCGCCATATCGACACCGCCGAAGGCTACGAGAACGAGAAGGACGTCGGGCAGGGGATCGCCGAGAGTGGCGTTGCCCGCGACGATTTCTGGATCACCACGAAGGTCGCTCCCGAGAACTTCGGCCCGGGCGAGGTCCGCCCCCATGCCGAAGCGAGCCTCGAACGGCTCGGCCTCGATCAGGTCGATCTGCTCCTCGCGCACTGGCCCTCCATCGACGACAAGTACGACATCGAGGACTATCTCGGACAGCTGGCCGACGTGAAAGCCGCCGGACTTGCCCGCACCATCGGCGTGTCGAACTTCACGATCCGCCACATCGACAAGGCGGTCGAGATCCTCGGCGCCGATGCGATCACGACCAACCAGATCGAACTTCATCCGTTTCTTGCCAACCGGCCGATCGTCGAGCACTGCAAGTCGCTCGGTATTCCGCTGACGGCCTATTGCCCCCTCGCGCGGCGGGCCGTGCCGGAGGACGTGACGCTGCAGGGCATCGCGGACGACATCGGTGCAACGCCGAGCCAGGTCGCGCTGTCCTACCTGATGGCGCAGGGCTACATCGTCATTCCCTCGTCCAGCAACACCGACCGTATCGCCGAGAACCTCGCGGCGACCGAGGTGCAGCTGACCGCCGCCCAGCTCAAGACCATCGACGGGCTGGATCGCAACATGCGTTGCGTGAACGGGTCGTGGTGCCCTGCGTGGGACGAGGAATGA
- the recR gene encoding recombination mediator RecR, with translation MADPRNDLETLIELMAKLPGLGPRSARRAVLHLIKKRGVLLSPLAEAMTRVGQTARECLNCGNIATGDLCDICTSEKRANGQICVVEDVADLWAMERAAVFRGRYHVLGGTLSALDGIGPEELRIPKLRDRISAESVSEVILALGATIDGQTTAHYIVDELPGVTVTSLAQGVPVGGELDYLDDGTITAALNARKSL, from the coding sequence ATGGCTGATCCTCGCAACGATCTCGAGACGCTGATCGAGCTCATGGCAAAGCTGCCGGGCCTCGGCCCGCGATCGGCGCGGCGCGCAGTACTGCACCTGATCAAGAAGCGCGGCGTGTTGCTGTCACCCCTCGCCGAAGCGATGACGCGGGTCGGTCAGACTGCGCGCGAATGCCTGAACTGCGGCAACATCGCCACCGGAGACCTCTGCGACATCTGCACCAGCGAAAAGCGCGCCAACGGCCAGATATGCGTGGTCGAGGATGTCGCCGACCTCTGGGCGATGGAGCGCGCCGCGGTCTTCAGGGGGCGTTACCACGTGCTCGGCGGGACGCTGTCCGCGCTTGACGGGATCGGACCGGAGGAACTGCGCATTCCCAAGTTGCGCGATCGGATCTCGGCCGAATCGGTGAGCGAGGTGATCCTCGCGCTCGGAGCCACGATCGACGGGCAGACGACGGCGCATTACATCGTCGACGAACTGCCGGGCGTGACGGTGACGTCGCTGGCGCAAGGCGTGCCCGTTGGCGGAGAACTCGACTATCTCGACGACGGAACGATCACTGCGGCGCTGAACGCGCGAAAGTCCCTCTGA
- a CDS encoding cystathionine gamma-lyase — translation MPPKPPSAADLLHLHGQSLSKGDPISPDLTMASMFHLPGLPGGEHFYGRAGTPTWDVLESALSHLEGAPTLVFPSGMGAISAALFSVLKSGDRILLPSDGYYATRRLAEGPLASLGVATDLRPTTGFAEGRFDGYRLVFIETPSNPGLDLCDIAEIAGQVRAAGGISVVDNTTMTCFGQRPLDLGADILVAADTKAPGGHSDLLMGHLSTRDDALLDAARTWRTLSGGIPGPFEAWLLHRSLETLEVRFDRMCTTAGHLSERLAEHPAVSQIRYPGLPSDPGHALATRQMSRFGFMIGLWLETEEKAEAFINDCPLLRPATSFGGVHSSAERRARWGDDVPAAFVRLSVGCEPLEELWSALEAALG, via the coding sequence ATGCCTCCGAAGCCGCCCTCTGCCGCGGATCTGCTGCATCTTCACGGCCAGTCGTTGTCGAAGGGCGATCCGATCTCGCCTGATCTGACAATGGCCAGCATGTTCCACTTGCCGGGTCTGCCGGGTGGAGAACATTTCTACGGTCGCGCCGGCACGCCGACCTGGGACGTGCTCGAATCGGCTCTGTCGCACCTCGAAGGGGCACCGACGCTGGTGTTTCCCTCCGGGATGGGTGCGATCTCGGCGGCGCTCTTCTCCGTCCTGAAGTCCGGCGATCGCATTCTGCTGCCCTCCGACGGCTATTATGCGACCCGGCGTCTGGCGGAAGGTCCGCTTGCCAGTCTGGGTGTGGCGACCGACCTCCGCCCGACAACGGGCTTCGCCGAAGGCAGGTTCGATGGCTACCGACTGGTCTTCATCGAAACCCCGTCGAACCCCGGTCTCGACCTATGCGACATCGCCGAGATCGCCGGACAGGTCCGTGCCGCCGGCGGGATCAGTGTTGTCGACAACACGACCATGACCTGCTTCGGACAGCGGCCGCTCGACCTCGGCGCCGATATCCTCGTCGCCGCCGACACCAAGGCCCCCGGCGGTCATTCCGACTTGCTGATGGGCCACCTGTCGACGCGGGACGACGCGCTGCTCGACGCCGCCCGAACATGGCGCACCCTCTCCGGCGGTATCCCCGGTCCGTTCGAGGCCTGGCTCCTGCATCGCTCGCTGGAGACGCTGGAGGTCCGTTTCGACCGGATGTGCACAACGGCCGGACACCTGTCCGAAAGGCTCGCCGAACATCCCGCCGTCTCGCAGATCCGCTATCCCGGACTGCCGTCCGATCCCGGACACGCGCTCGCGACGCGACAGATGTCCCGGTTCGGCTTCATGATCGGCCTTTGGCTCGAAACCGAGGAAAAGGCGGAGGCCTTCATCAACGACTGCCCGCTCCTGCGGCCCGCGACGTCGTTCGGGGGCGTGCATTCCAGTGCCGAGCGCCGCGCGCGGTGGGGCGACGACGTGCCCGCCGCCTTCGTCCGCCTGTCCGTCGGCTGCGAACCTCTGGAGGAGCTTTGGTCCGCGCTCGAGGCCGCGCTCGGCTAG
- a CDS encoding YbaB/EbfC family nucleoid-associated protein, which yields MLKGLGNLGDMAKMMKSAQEMQGKMAELQEQMEQMEVTGESGAGLVKATATVKGELKALDIDPSIFDPNEKEVVEDLILAAIKDAQGRAQTKMQEEMSRMAESLGLPPGMNLPF from the coding sequence ATGCTGAAAGGCTTGGGCAATCTTGGCGACATGGCCAAGATGATGAAGTCCGCGCAGGAAATGCAGGGCAAGATGGCCGAGCTCCAAGAACAGATGGAGCAGATGGAAGTGACGGGCGAAAGCGGTGCGGGGCTGGTGAAAGCCACGGCGACCGTGAAGGGCGAGCTGAAGGCGCTCGACATCGACCCGTCGATCTTCGATCCGAACGAGAAGGAAGTCGTCGAGGACCTGATCCTCGCTGCTATCAAGGACGCCCAGGGCCGGGCGCAGACCAAGATGCAGGAAGAAATGTCGCGAATGGCCGAAAGCCTTGGCCTGCCGCCGGGCATGAACCTGCCGTTCTGA
- a CDS encoding copper chaperone PCu(A)C encodes MRHLLAVALLLSPVVAFAQDDQHEEEHHDHEHEEAHAADDAHDHQEDHAHDDDGHVSELGDLRVLHAWSRATSGPDALVFMSIDNDGEQIAVLSGAEAEMADSASLVGAPINAGGDPLPLEMLEVAGGTMFDMRPDTVYILLEGIDGPFAEGDAFEVELEFEELGHLHVNVDVEAENAQQHSHAGHMHE; translated from the coding sequence ATGCGCCATCTTCTCGCCGTCGCCCTTCTCCTGTCACCCGTCGTCGCTTTCGCGCAGGACGATCAGCATGAGGAAGAGCATCATGACCATGAGCATGAGGAAGCCCACGCGGCGGACGATGCCCATGACCATCAGGAAGACCACGCGCATGACGACGACGGTCACGTCTCCGAACTCGGCGATCTTCGCGTGCTCCACGCCTGGTCCCGCGCGACGTCCGGGCCGGACGCGCTCGTCTTCATGAGCATCGACAATGACGGCGAACAGATCGCCGTCCTGTCCGGTGCTGAGGCCGAGATGGCCGACTCCGCCTCGCTTGTCGGCGCTCCGATCAACGCCGGCGGTGATCCGCTGCCGCTCGAGATGCTCGAGGTCGCCGGTGGCACCATGTTCGACATGCGTCCCGACACTGTGTACATTCTGCTTGAAGGCATCGACGGCCCGTTCGCCGAAGGCGATGCCTTCGAAGTGGAACTGGAGTTCGAAGAGCTTGGACATCTTCACGTCAATGTCGACGTGGAAGCGGAGAATGCTCAGCAGCATTCTCATGCTGGCCACATGCACGAGTAG
- a CDS encoding VOC family protein has translation MSAPPFTLVGIDHVVFLVDDMDVAMAFYQGVLGCQPGYSYPALGMEQVWTGAALIVLWDTTHPGASAAVPPVAGGRNVDHVCIATSPVDPDDLRAHFAAHGVEIEREAEHGGARGVGNSFYIRDPFGNKLEIKGPAVYPDGRA, from the coding sequence ATGAGCGCGCCGCCCTTCACGCTGGTCGGTATCGACCATGTCGTCTTCCTCGTCGATGACATGGACGTCGCGATGGCCTTCTACCAGGGGGTGCTCGGCTGTCAGCCGGGTTACTCCTATCCCGCCCTGGGGATGGAGCAGGTCTGGACCGGCGCGGCGCTGATCGTTCTCTGGGATACGACCCATCCCGGTGCATCCGCTGCCGTCCCGCCGGTCGCGGGCGGGCGCAACGTCGATCACGTCTGCATCGCCACCTCCCCGGTCGACCCCGACGACCTGCGCGCCCATTTCGCCGCGCACGGCGTGGAGATCGAGCGCGAGGCGGAGCATGGCGGCGCTCGCGGTGTCGGGAATTCGTTCTACATTCGCGACCCGTTCGGCAACAAGCTCGAGATCAAGGGCCCGGCGGTCTACCCGGACGGTCGGGCCTAG
- the rpsU gene encoding 30S ribosomal protein S21, which yields MQVSVRDNNVDQALRALKKKLQREGVFREMKLKQHFEKPSEKKAREKAEAIRRQRKLARKKAQREGLL from the coding sequence ATGCAGGTCAGTGTTCGCGACAACAATGTCGACCAGGCGCTCCGCGCCCTGAAGAAGAAACTTCAGCGCGAAGGCGTTTTCCGCGAAATGAAGCTCAAGCAGCATTTCGAGAAACCGTCGGAGAAGAAGGCGCGCGAGAAGGCTGAGGCGATCCGCCGCCAGCGCAAACTCGCCCGCAAGAAGGCCCAGCGCGAAGGGCTTCTCTGA
- a CDS encoding DUF1013 domain-containing protein — MSDKPLMAKATAVWLVDNTTMSFKQIADFCGMHELEVQGIADGDVAAGVKGFDPIANNQLTQEEIDKAEKDSLHKLRLKFNPASVGEEKRRGPRYTPLSKRQDRPNAILWLVKFHPELADAQISKLVGTTKPTIQSIRERTHWNISQMEPIDPVALGLCKQGELDAAVAKAAEKRAKEGSVMTDDERRKLVSTEQSLGMDPEPRMPTAISGLETFSLSDGEEADDPRDSESGSSEDYPDADSLFNLPDNGDEDDEDDDR, encoded by the coding sequence ATGTCCGACAAGCCGCTCATGGCAAAGGCCACCGCCGTCTGGCTGGTCGACAACACCACGATGAGCTTCAAGCAGATCGCCGATTTCTGCGGGATGCACGAGCTCGAGGTTCAGGGCATCGCCGACGGCGACGTGGCCGCGGGCGTGAAGGGGTTCGACCCGATCGCCAACAACCAGCTGACCCAGGAAGAGATCGACAAGGCCGAGAAGGACTCGCTTCACAAGCTGCGTCTGAAATTCAACCCGGCCTCCGTTGGTGAGGAAAAGCGGCGCGGCCCGCGCTACACGCCGCTGTCCAAGCGTCAGGACCGCCCGAACGCGATCCTCTGGCTCGTGAAGTTCCACCCCGAACTGGCGGACGCGCAGATCTCGAAGCTCGTCGGTACGACCAAGCCGACGATCCAGTCGATCCGCGAGCGCACGCACTGGAACATCAGCCAGATGGAGCCGATCGACCCCGTCGCGCTGGGCCTCTGCAAGCAGGGTGAGCTGGACGCCGCCGTCGCCAAGGCCGCCGAGAAGCGCGCCAAGGAAGGCAGCGTGATGACCGACGACGAGCGCCGCAAGCTGGTCTCCACCGAGCAATCGCTCGGCATGGATCCCGAGCCGCGGATGCCGACCGCTATTTCGGGCCTCGAGACATTCTCGCTCTCCGACGGGGAAGAGGCCGACGATCCGCGCGACAGCGAAAGCGGGTCTTCCGAGGATTATCCGGACGCCGACAGCCTCTTCAACCTGCCCGACAACGGCGACGAGGATGACGAGGACGACGACCGCTGA
- a CDS encoding ribonuclease T2 family protein: MLCRLLLLSLFAASPVRADDVAGEFDYYVMALSWSANWCEMEGDERGSPQCAPSEDFGWVLHGLWPQYERGWPSDCRTSERNPSRAETSEMAWLFGSSGSAWHQWNKHGTCTGLSAPDFYLLAGEAYDRVSRPEVFRRLERSVRLPAEVVEEAFLRDNPELSPDGVTVTCRSGYIQEVRICLTRDLEFRDCAADTRADCTLDDALFEPMR; the protein is encoded by the coding sequence ATGCTGTGCCGCCTGCTGCTCCTGTCGCTGTTTGCCGCATCACCAGTCCGGGCGGACGACGTCGCAGGCGAATTCGACTATTACGTGATGGCGCTGTCGTGGTCGGCGAACTGGTGCGAGATGGAGGGCGACGAGCGCGGATCGCCCCAGTGCGCCCCGTCGGAGGACTTCGGCTGGGTGCTTCACGGGCTCTGGCCCCAGTACGAACGCGGCTGGCCGTCCGACTGCCGGACATCGGAACGCAATCCGTCCCGGGCGGAAACGTCGGAGATGGCGTGGCTCTTCGGATCCTCGGGGTCGGCATGGCACCAGTGGAACAAGCACGGCACCTGTACGGGTCTGTCCGCCCCCGACTTCTATCTGCTGGCGGGTGAGGCGTATGATCGCGTCAGCCGCCCAGAGGTGTTTCGTCGGCTGGAACGGTCCGTGCGCCTGCCCGCCGAGGTGGTGGAAGAGGCCTTCCTGCGCGATAACCCGGAGCTGTCGCCGGACGGAGTCACGGTGACGTGCCGGTCCGGCTACATTCAGGAAGTCCGTATCTGCCTGACCCGCGACCTCGAATTCCGCGACTGCGCCGCCGACACGCGGGCGGATTGCACTCTGGACGACGCCCTGTTCGAGCCCATGCGCTAG
- the rsgA gene encoding ribosome small subunit-dependent GTPase A, producing MTIYSRADLGWRHHFALQCGEITEPDAARLTGIDRDRVSALSPDGPLVLTCPQGLSTGELAVGDWTLFDPDSHRIIRRLEPFSAIKRKAAGREARTQLIAANVDTLGIVTSCNSDFNEARLERYLALASSAGCMPLILLTKADMAEDPDEYRHRATALSPLAVAETLDATDPGELSRLSGWVGTGQTMALVGSSGVGKTTITNGLTGASDLTQDIREDDARGRHTTTARFLKRTVSGGWLIDTPGMRELGLADASDGIAEVFGDIEDLAAACRFNDCSHESEPGCAVKAAIDSGELDPERLKRWDKLKREDRYNSESIAETRARARSLNKLYRGGSARAKEKRRIE from the coding sequence ATGACAATTTATTCGCGCGCCGACCTCGGCTGGCGCCACCATTTCGCCCTGCAGTGCGGCGAAATCACCGAGCCCGACGCGGCCCGGCTGACCGGTATCGACCGTGACCGCGTCTCGGCCCTGTCTCCTGACGGGCCGTTGGTCCTGACTTGTCCGCAGGGCCTGTCCACCGGAGAGCTCGCCGTCGGGGACTGGACATTGTTCGATCCCGACTCGCACCGCATTATCCGTCGGCTGGAGCCGTTTAGCGCCATCAAGCGCAAGGCGGCCGGACGCGAGGCGCGGACGCAACTGATCGCGGCGAACGTCGACACGCTGGGGATCGTCACCTCCTGCAACTCCGACTTCAACGAGGCGCGGCTGGAGCGTTACCTCGCGCTGGCATCCAGCGCCGGATGCATGCCGCTGATCCTGCTGACGAAGGCCGACATGGCGGAGGATCCGGACGAGTACCGGCACCGCGCCACGGCACTTTCGCCGCTTGCGGTTGCCGAGACGCTCGACGCGACCGATCCGGGGGAGCTGTCGCGGCTGTCCGGCTGGGTCGGCACGGGTCAGACGATGGCGCTCGTCGGATCGTCCGGTGTGGGCAAGACGACGATCACAAACGGGCTCACCGGCGCGTCGGACCTCACCCAGGATATCCGCGAGGACGATGCGAGGGGCCGGCACACGACCACCGCCCGTTTTCTGAAGCGCACCGTCTCCGGCGGGTGGCTGATCGACACGCCGGGGATGCGGGAGCTGGGCCTCGCCGATGCCTCCGACGGAATCGCCGAGGTCTTCGGCGACATCGAAGACCTGGCCGCTGCGTGTCGATTCAACGATTGCAGCCACGAGTCGGAGCCAGGCTGCGCCGTGAAAGCCGCGATCGACAGTGGCGAGCTGGATCCCGAGCGACTGAAGCGGTGGGACAAGCTGAAGCGGGAGGACCGCTACAATTCCGAATCCATCGCCGAGACTCGCGCGCGGGCACGGTCGCTGAACAAGCTCTACCGGGGTGGCTCCGCCCGCGCGAAAGAAAAGCGGCGGATCGAGTGA
- a CDS encoding NAD(P)H-quinone oxidoreductase, which yields MKSMRVIEISKPGGPEVLTPATRPVPQPGYGEVLIRLAYTGVNRPDALQRAGMYAPPKGASDLPGLEGAGTVVAVGPGVATPEVGAEVCALLPGGGYAEQVVTPAAHCLPVPDGLDLKQAACLPETFFTVWSNVFMRGGLTGGERFLIHGGSSGIGTTAIQLAAHFGARVFATAGSTEKCAACERLGAERAINYREEDFVDILKAEGGADLVLDMVGGSYIPRNIKTLADEGRLVQIAFLEGPKAEVNFAEIMMRRLVVTGSTLRPQSVAAKAAIAAELREHVWPLLSSGRIAPVMDETFSLEHAAKAHERMESSTHIGKIVLEV from the coding sequence ATGAAAAGCATGCGCGTCATCGAGATCTCGAAGCCCGGCGGTCCGGAAGTGCTGACCCCCGCGACCCGGCCCGTCCCGCAACCCGGATACGGCGAAGTGCTGATCCGCCTCGCCTATACCGGCGTGAACCGTCCTGACGCGCTGCAACGGGCGGGCATGTATGCCCCGCCGAAGGGCGCGTCCGATCTTCCCGGCCTCGAAGGCGCGGGCACTGTCGTCGCCGTCGGTCCCGGCGTCGCGACCCCCGAAGTCGGGGCCGAAGTCTGCGCTCTGCTGCCCGGCGGTGGGTATGCCGAACAGGTCGTCACTCCGGCGGCGCACTGCCTTCCGGTGCCTGACGGTCTCGACCTGAAGCAGGCGGCCTGCCTGCCGGAGACCTTCTTTACCGTCTGGTCCAATGTCTTCATGCGCGGAGGCCTCACCGGCGGCGAACGGTTCCTTATCCACGGCGGCTCTTCCGGAATCGGCACGACGGCGATCCAGCTTGCGGCCCACTTCGGCGCGCGGGTCTTCGCGACGGCGGGATCGACCGAGAAGTGCGCGGCCTGCGAACGGCTCGGTGCGGAGCGGGCGATCAACTATCGCGAAGAGGATTTCGTCGACATCCTCAAGGCGGAGGGCGGCGCGGATCTCGTGCTCGACATGGTCGGTGGCTCCTACATTCCGCGCAACATCAAGACCCTCGCCGACGAGGGGCGGCTCGTGCAGATCGCCTTCCTCGAAGGGCCCAAGGCGGAGGTTAACTTCGCCGAGATCATGATGCGTCGCCTCGTCGTCACCGGCTCCACCCTCCGTCCGCAGTCGGTTGCCGCCAAGGCGGCCATCGCCGCCGAACTGCGCGAGCACGTCTGGCCGCTCCTGTCGTCGGGCCGGATCGCGCCAGTGATGGATGAGACGTTCTCGCTCGAGCACGCCGCCAAAGCTCACGAGCGGATGGAGAGTTCGACACATATCGGCAAGATCGTTCTGGAGGTCTGA
- a CDS encoding COQ9 family protein, whose translation MNAPPDPKRVELLDAILPHVAFDGWSEKAFREAISTVGVTPAEARRLCPKGAVDLAADYHRRGDEAARADLMKEDLSTLRFRDKVARAVRVRIDAITDKEAVRRGTAMFSLPHLALEGSRLIWGTADMIWTTLGDSSDDLNWYTKRMSLSGVYGATVLYWLGDDSLDQQATDDFIDRRIGDVMQIEKVKAQVNQNSLLRPFTAPLARLSEKVRAPRGGTPPMDMPGSWVPPKS comes from the coding sequence ATGAACGCCCCGCCAGACCCGAAACGCGTCGAACTCCTCGACGCTATCCTGCCCCACGTCGCTTTCGACGGCTGGTCCGAAAAGGCCTTCCGAGAAGCGATCTCGACCGTCGGTGTTACCCCGGCCGAAGCGCGTCGGCTTTGCCCAAAGGGTGCCGTGGACCTCGCCGCCGACTATCATCGCCGCGGCGATGAGGCTGCGCGCGCAGACCTCATGAAAGAGGACCTGTCGACGCTGCGGTTCCGCGACAAGGTGGCCCGCGCCGTCCGGGTGCGAATCGACGCGATCACCGACAAGGAGGCGGTCCGGCGCGGAACGGCGATGTTCTCGCTGCCGCATCTCGCGCTTGAAGGCTCCCGGCTGATCTGGGGTACGGCGGACATGATCTGGACCACGCTTGGCGACAGTTCCGACGATCTGAACTGGTACACGAAGCGCATGTCGCTGTCGGGCGTCTACGGCGCGACGGTGCTCTACTGGCTCGGCGACGACAGCCTCGACCAGCAGGCCACGGACGACTTCATCGACCGCCGGATCGGCGATGTGATGCAGATCGAGAAGGTGAAGGCGCAGGTGAACCAGAATTCGCTGCTTCGCCCCTTTACGGCGCCACTCGCGCGCCTGTCCGAAAAGGTTCGCGCGCCGCGTGGTGGCACGCCCCCGATGGACATGCCCGGAAGCTGGGTTCCGCCGAAGAGCTGA